In Apium graveolens cultivar Ventura chromosome 10, ASM990537v1, whole genome shotgun sequence, the following are encoded in one genomic region:
- the LOC141693131 gene encoding DUF21 domain-containing protein At4g14240-like, translated as MKSLINSLSLVSLWAGVSFGGSGDEIVFGSLRWYVYAGVSCILVLFAGIMSGLTLGLMSLGLVDLEILQRSGTETEKTQAAAILPVVQKQHQLLVTLLLCNAAAMEALPIYLDRIFHPVVAVVLSVTFVLIFGEIIPQAICSRYGLAVGANFVWLVRSLMFICYPIAYPIAKVLDAVLGHNHALFRRAQLKALVSIHGQEAGKGGELTHDETTIISGALDLTLKTAEEAMTPIESTFSLNVNSKLDWEAIGKILARGHSRIPVYSGHTNNIIGLLLVKSLLTVRAETETPVSAVSIRRIPRVPANMPLYDILNEFQKGSSHMAAVVRGKTGNTVSNAVLEKRVESKYPNGNHQLNVPLLSELDEESDSFVVEVDNAANTVMHKQNLIRQDGATVTNVADSIEDGEVIGIITLEDVFEELLQEEIVDETDVYVDVHKRIRVAAVAAASSVARGPSTRKLIQKGGQGRQDETPSPHSRSTRIAKESMSSTNR; from the exons ATGAAGAGCTTGATCAACTCTTTGAGTTTGGTTAGTTTGTGGGCTGGTGTTTCTTTTGGTGGTAGTGGTGATGAGATTGTGTTTGGATCACTCAGGTGGTATGTTTATGCCGGAGTTTCGTGCATTCTTGTTCTTTTTGCCGGAATTATGTCTGGGCTTACTTTGGGATTGATGTCTCTTGGTCTTGTTGATCTTGAGATTCTTCAGAGGAGTGGGACTGAGACTGAGAAAACTCAAGCAG CTGCTATCCTTCCGGTTGTCCAGAAGCAGCATCAACTTCTTGTTACCTTGCTTTTGTGTAATGCTGCCGCTATGGAG GCTCTCCCAATATACCTGGATAGGATTTTTCACCCCGTTGTTGCTGTTGTGCTGTCAGTAACTTTTGTACTTATTTTTGGAGAG ATCATCCCACAAGCCATATGTAGCAGATACGGGCTCGCTGTTGGTGCAAATTTCGTGTGGCTTGTTCGATCTTTGATGTTTATTTGCTATCCTATTGCATATCCTATTGCAAAG GTTCTAGATGCTGTCCTGGGGCATAATCATGCTTTGTTTAGGCGTGCACAACTAAAAGCTCTCGTCTCTATTCATGGCCAAGAG GCCGGTAAAGGCGGTGAACTCACACATGATGAGACTACTATCATAAGTGGAGCGCTTGATTTGACATTGAAG ACTGCTGAGGAGGCTATGACACCCATAGAGTCCACATTTTCGCTCAATGTCAATTCCAAATTAGATTG GGAGGCAATCGGAAAGATCCTTGCTCGAGGTCATAGCCGTATTCCCGTATATTCAGGGCATACCAATAACATTATTGGACTTTTACTG GTCAAAAGTCTGTTAACAGTTCGAGCAGAAACCGAGACTCCAGTTAGTGCTGTTTCTATCAGAAGAATCCCTAG AGTTCCCGCTAATATGCCCTTGTATGATATTCTGAATGAGTTTCAAAAGGGGAGCAGTCATATGGCAGCTGTGGTCAGAGGGAAAACTGGAAACACTGTCTCTAATGCTGTTCTAGAGAAAAGGGTTGAAAGTAAATATCCTAATGGAAATCACCAGTTAAATGTCCCCCTGCTGTCAGAGCTTGATGAAGAATCAGATAGTTTTGTGGTTGAAGTTGATAATGCTGCAAATACTGTGATGCATAAGCAAAATTTAATCCGACAAGATGGAGCAACAGTGACAAATGTGGCAGATAGTATTGAAGATGGAGAAGTTATTGGTATAATCACCCTGGAAGATGTATTTGAAGAACTTTTGCAA GAGGAAATTGTTGACGAGACTGATGTATACGTGGATGTACATAAAAG GATACGTGTAGCTGCTGTAGCTGCTGCTTCATCGGTTGCACGAGGCCCTTCAACTCGGAAGTTGATTCAAAAG GGAGGTCAGGGGAGGCAAGATGAAACACCAAGCCCGCATTCAAGATCAACAAGAATCGCTAAGGAATCGATGTCTAGCACCAACAGATGA